From Parasphaerochaeta coccoides DSM 17374, a single genomic window includes:
- a CDS encoding YbaN family protein codes for MKKGVRVLLALCGVLLAGIGAMGIFIPVLPTTPFILLASVCFSSSSPRIHAWLLRNRFFGPYIERYKGGEPVSRSITVKATIFVWSGLAISAILIRKPWAAFLFMGIGIGVSIHLDALSRSPRKKKTGSAEPASSVTPEDYDNDKQA; via the coding sequence ATGAAAAAAGGAGTGAGGGTTCTGCTTGCACTATGCGGCGTACTTCTGGCGGGCATCGGGGCAATGGGTATTTTTATTCCGGTGCTGCCGACCACTCCTTTCATCCTGCTTGCATCTGTCTGCTTCTCATCTTCATCCCCTCGCATCCATGCCTGGCTGCTGAGGAATCGGTTTTTCGGACCCTATATAGAAAGATACAAGGGTGGGGAACCGGTGAGTCGGAGCATCACGGTGAAAGCTACTATCTTCGTATGGTCAGGACTTGCCATCTCCGCCATTCTCATAAGAAAACCGTGGGCTGCCTTCCTGTTCATGGGCATCGGAATCGGGGTAAGCATACACTTGGACGCGCTGTCCCGCAGTCCACGTAAAAAGAAAACCGGCTCAGCAGAACCGGCATCCTCCGTCACACCTGAAGATTATGACAATGACAAACAAGCGTGA
- a CDS encoding MFS transporter: MQHSWQKTFITIYTGQAISIITSSVLGYAIIWYVTKETQSAAMLSLTTFMSFLPRILFGPLAGSVIDRTERKLIMICADVFVALTSLSLVFVVGRIGSIPIPLILIAAFFRSLGTAFHEPTLQVIVAEVVPPHMLTKSAGYAQAVLSVSLIAGPALAAALFSVWPLEWIILLDVAGAVCGTLTVIIARIPKRKKIENETPLNASPAQLFREMIDGIALVHRFKGLGLIFLGSFLFGVVFLPVAAIFPLMTMSYLGKTTIEAGIVEIAFSVGMLLGGLVLGIWGGTKNRIVSMGAANLLSGAFLLSCGLLSPAGFVAFAILTGLLGFMTPFYNGPFTALLQERIPSQYLGRIMSLSTTTFSLSAPFGLILSGLFAEILGVNVFFLLSGISVTLITLLFVIPPSVRNLDKDSTWEAFLRAEQESPSDTGTKPQEESAGEVGAPPSITSN, translated from the coding sequence ATGCAACATTCATGGCAGAAAACTTTTATCACCATCTACACTGGGCAGGCCATATCCATCATCACCAGCTCGGTGCTAGGCTATGCAATCATCTGGTATGTGACAAAAGAAACACAGTCGGCGGCTATGCTCTCATTGACCACTTTCATGAGTTTCCTGCCACGCATCCTGTTCGGACCATTGGCGGGAAGTGTCATTGACCGTACCGAACGCAAGCTCATCATGATTTGTGCTGATGTTTTCGTTGCCCTGACAAGTCTTTCCCTGGTGTTCGTCGTCGGTCGCATCGGTTCCATCCCTATCCCGCTGATTCTCATTGCTGCTTTCTTCCGTTCATTGGGAACGGCTTTCCACGAGCCGACCCTTCAAGTCATTGTAGCAGAGGTCGTCCCTCCCCATATGCTGACGAAAAGCGCAGGGTACGCACAGGCTGTCCTGTCCGTCTCCCTGATTGCCGGCCCGGCCCTTGCCGCTGCCTTGTTCTCCGTGTGGCCGCTTGAATGGATTATCTTGCTGGATGTAGCTGGTGCTGTTTGCGGCACGCTGACAGTCATCATTGCCCGCATCCCCAAAAGGAAAAAAATAGAGAACGAGACTCCGTTGAATGCTTCTCCCGCCCAACTTTTCCGTGAAATGATTGATGGGATTGCCCTTGTGCATCGTTTCAAAGGCTTGGGACTCATCTTCCTCGGAAGTTTCCTTTTTGGTGTAGTATTCCTCCCTGTCGCAGCCATATTCCCCCTCATGACAATGTCCTACCTGGGTAAGACAACCATTGAAGCGGGCATTGTCGAGATTGCTTTCTCCGTCGGCATGTTGCTTGGAGGTCTGGTACTGGGAATCTGGGGAGGAACGAAAAATCGCATTGTCTCGATGGGCGCTGCAAACCTGCTCTCCGGCGCGTTTCTTCTGTCCTGCGGGCTTCTCTCTCCAGCCGGTTTCGTGGCATTCGCAATCCTGACTGGGCTGCTGGGTTTCATGACACCATTCTACAATGGTCCCTTCACAGCCCTTCTTCAAGAACGTATTCCATCTCAATACCTTGGACGCATCATGAGTCTGTCAACCACGACTTTTTCCCTGTCAGCTCCCTTCGGCTTGATTCTTTCCGGTCTGTTCGCTGAGATATTGGGGGTTAATGTCTTCTTCCTGCTGTCCGGGATAAGCGTCACCTTGATTACATTGCTGTTCGTCATCCCTCCTTCAGTGCGGAATCTGGACAAGGACAGCACGTGGGAAGCATTTCTCCGTGCGGAACAGGAAAGCCCCTCCGACACAGGAACAAAACCCCAAGAAGAATCTGCCGGTGAAGTTGGCGCCCCGCCGTCGATTACCAGTAACTAA